AGTTGATACCAACCAAGCGAATCACGTTACTCGTGTGCGCTACACAGTGACAAAGCAACAGGGCTTGTCTCTCACCGTCACAATGTGACCATAAAGAAAAGAGCCGCATCTGAAGCGGCTCTTTTTCATACCTGCGGAATTATCCTTTTTGAAACAGTGAGCTCAATGACAACACATTGCGGATGCGTTCGAGCATCTCTGCTTGCTCTGCTTCGTTGCGGAACTCACCTTGCGTATTTCCCCAAATTGGGCCGGGCCAGGCAACATCGGTCTGAAAACGCGCAATATGATGGATGTGCAGCTGCGGCACCATGTTACCTAATGCGCCAAGGTTGAGTTTGTCTGGGCGAAAAGTCGCTTCCAATGCTTGGCTAACGGCTTGAGATTCGAGCAAAAACTGTTGCTGCTCTTGCATGGGTAAGTGGTGCAGCTCTTTTAAGTTGGCACGTTTGGGTACCAATATAACCCACGGCACGGCATTGTCTTTATGCAGCAATGCCACACACAGCGGGAAGTGACCGATGAGAGTGGTGTCTTTTGCCAATTGAGGGTGCAGTTCAAAACTCATTGTTGTTGTCCGGTTTGAAGAGAGTGAAATCAGTATACGTCAGATAAAACAAAAGGTTGACGCTTTCACGTCAACCTTTCTTAATTACCTAGAACCTAGAACCTAGAACCTAGAACCTAGAACCTAGAACCTAGAACCTAGAACCTAGAACCTAGAACCTAGAACCTAGAACCTAGAACCTAGAACCTAGAACCTCTTACATACGCTCCAACGTATCGATACCGAGTAGAGACAGACCTTGCTTGATGGTCTTCGCTGTTAGCGCTGCTAGTTTTAGACGGCTTTGTTTCACTGCTTCATCTTCAGCCACTAGGATAGGGCACGCTTCGTAGAAGCTAGAGAACTGGCCTGCGAGTTCGAATAGGTAGCTACACATGATGTGTGGTTGACCTTCACGCGCGACAGATTGCACCGCTTCTTCAAACTGCAGCAGTTTGGCGATAAGCGCTTTTTCTTTCTCGTCAGTGATCTTGATATCACCTTGTAGCTCATCCATAGAAACGCCAGCTTTAGCGAATACAGAGGCTACGCGAGTGTAAGCGTATTGCATGTACGGTGCCGTGTTGCCTTCGAATGCGAGCATGTTGTCCCAATCGAACACGTAGTCTGTAGTGCGGTGTTTCGAAAGGTCGGCGTACTTCACCGCTGCCATTGCTACCGTGTTCGCGATCGCTTTCTTCTCGTCTTCTGCGAGTTCTGGATTCTTAGACTCGATCAGCTGCGCTGCACGAACTTCTGCTTCATCTAACAGATCGGCCAGACGAACCGTACCACCAGCGCGCGTCTTAAATGGACGACCATCTTTGCCGAGCATCATGCCGAACGCGTGATGCTCAAGAGAGACAGATTCTGGCACGTAACCGGCTTTGCGAACGATAGTCCACGCTTGCATCAAATGCTGATGCTGGCGTGAATCGATGAAGTACAGTACGCGGTCCGCGCCTAGCTGCTCGTAACGGTATTTCGCACACGCGATGTCGGTTGTGGTGTAGAGGAAGCCGCCATCACGCTTTTGGATGATCACGCCCATTGGCTCGCCATCTTTGTTCTTGAACTCTTCAAGAAACACCACTTGCGCGCCGTCATCTTCAACCGCTAAGCCTTTCTCTTTTAGATCGGCAACAATCCCTGGCAGCATGTCGTTGTACATGCTTTCGCCCATCACGTTTTCACGTGTTAGTGACACATTGAGTCGGTCGTAGTTGCGCTGGTTTTGGATCATGGTGACATCCACCAGCTTCTTCCACATCTCGGCGCAGAATTCGTCACCGCTTTGCAGCTTAACTACGTAGCCGCGAGCTTTTACCGCGAACGCTTCGTCTTCGTCGTAAAGCTTTTTCGATTCGCGGTAGAAGGCTTCCAGATCAGCCAGTTCCATGGAAACTTCGCCAGACTCTTGCTGTACGCGCTCAAGGTTGGCGATAAGCATACCGAACTGAGTGCCCCAGTCACCGATGTGGTTGGCGCGGATCACTTTGTGGCCTAGAAACTCAAGAGTACGCACCACTGCATCGCCAATAATGGTTGAGCGCAAGTGACCAACGTGCATCTCTTTGGCTACGTTTGGCGCCGAATAATCGGCTACGATGGTTTTCGCTTCTTCAGCGGCTACGCCGAGGCGTGCATCTGCCAATGCGGCATCGGCTTGTTTAGCGAGGAACTCTTCACTAAGGAAAATGTTGATAAAGCCCGGACCTGCGATTTCGGTTTTGCTTGCAATGCCTTCTAGGTCTAGAACATCCAGTACTTTTTGCGCAAATTCTCGAGGGTTGGTACCCAGTTGTTTTGCTACGCCCATAACGCCATTGGCCTGGTAATCACCAAATTGTGGCTTAGCGGATTGGCGAACTGCTGCAGGGCTGCCTGCAGGAGCGCCAGCAGCTTCGAGAGCCTGAGATACTTTGTCGTTAATAAGTGCTTGGATATTCACACGCGTTTCCTTCAATTCAAGGACGAAAAACCCAGAAAGCAAGTGGCCGGGTTCTGTTTGAGTTCACAAAAATGACGCTAATGATAACAATTTTCTTGGTGATCATATAGAGAGGATTTGGTGAAATTTCGACTTTTTCCAGCAAGATGAAAATGCCTGCGATTTTGCGATGGAGTTGCTACTATGAGGCCGAAAATCCGAGCTTTCGTGAGAGCAAAATGAATAGATTACTAGAAGAAAAACGCCTGACACCTGTGCAAATGCTTGAAGATTTAGACGGTTTTATGCAAAAAATTGAGTCTTTAGCTGATTTGCTGCAATTAGATTTGAGTTTAGCTCAGGCTGATCATCTGGCGCTGCGAATTAATCAAGCACATCTTGCCAAGGCGGCGCATCTGGCTTGGTCTGATTATGGCGAGACTATTTCCGAGGCGATGATCAATGGTCGGCCCATTATCGTGATCGCCTTCAAGCAACCATTGCATGCGCGTGGCTGGAAAATCGAATGTTTGGAGTTGCCATACCCTGCACCGGGGAAAACTTACCACAGCGAAAGTTGGGAGCATGTGGAATTTGTCGTGCCTTCGCACGCGCAAAGTGCCGAGGCATACCTAGAGGACTTACAGCATACCTATCCCGCTTTTGGTGCTCAGTTTGCCAAGCTGGAAGAACGAGGTGTGAAGACCAAGCTGTCGAGCCCGAAAGGGGAGGGGGAGCGTTTGAATAACCCAACTGTGGCGTTTAAGTACCAAGGCGTCTGTATTAAGCTTCATCCACACTCCCTCAAACGCATTGTTGAATCGGAACAAAACGCGCATTAAAAAAATAGAGGGTTGCCACTTGGCAACCCTCATTCACTGCTAAGTCAAATCTTAGAGAATCACGGTCTTATTGCCGTAGACAAAAACATGGTCGTTAAGCACTTTATTCAGCGCTTTGCTCAAGACATTTTTCTCCACGTCACGCCCAGCCTGCGCCATATCTTGCGCACTGAAATTGTGATCAACAGGAATAACGTCCTGTTTGATGATCGGCCCTTCATCTAAATCATTGGTGACAAAGTGGGCAGTGGCGCCAATGATCTTGACGCCGCGCTCATAGGCCTGTTGATAAGGCTTGGCACCGATGAACGCTGGCAAAAAACTGTGGTGAATATTGATGATCTTGTGGTGGTATTTCTCGACAAAAGCTGGGGTCAAGACGCGCATGTACTTTGCCAGCACCAGATAATGCGGCTGGTAGCGGTCAACCACCTCCAGCATTTTCTGTTCATGTTCTTCGCGGCTTAACCCTTCGTGCGACACATAATGGTATGGAATATCAAAACGCTCGGTAAGGGTCTGCAATTTGTCGTAGTTACCAACCACAGCGGCGATCTCGACATCGAGGCTGCCATCGTAGTTCTTCATCAGAATATCGCCCAGACAGTGGGCTTCTTTAGTTACCAAAATCACAATGCGCTTGCGCTCAGAGCTGACCAGTTTACGCTTTGCTCCGCTTGGCAAAGCTTGGTCTAGATCGGCGAGAAAGGTGTGATCGTTGAAGTATCCTTCCAGTTCGGTGCGCATGAA
The Vibrio navarrensis DNA segment above includes these coding regions:
- the purU gene encoding formyltetrahydrofolate deformylase, producing the protein MEKKTLLTHCSDAPGLISKITNICYKHQLNIIHNNEFVDNASGHFFMRTELEGYFNDHTFLADLDQALPSGAKRKLVSSERKRIVILVTKEAHCLGDILMKNYDGSLDVEIAAVVGNYDKLQTLTERFDIPYHYVSHEGLSREEHEQKMLEVVDRYQPHYLVLAKYMRVLTPAFVEKYHHKIINIHHSFLPAFIGAKPYQQAYERGVKIIGATAHFVTNDLDEGPIIKQDVIPVDHNFSAQDMAQAGRDVEKNVLSKALNKVLNDHVFVYGNKTVIL
- the argS gene encoding arginine--tRNA ligase, which gives rise to MNIQALINDKVSQALEAAGAPAGSPAAVRQSAKPQFGDYQANGVMGVAKQLGTNPREFAQKVLDVLDLEGIASKTEIAGPGFINIFLSEEFLAKQADAALADARLGVAAEEAKTIVADYSAPNVAKEMHVGHLRSTIIGDAVVRTLEFLGHKVIRANHIGDWGTQFGMLIANLERVQQESGEVSMELADLEAFYRESKKLYDEDEAFAVKARGYVVKLQSGDEFCAEMWKKLVDVTMIQNQRNYDRLNVSLTRENVMGESMYNDMLPGIVADLKEKGLAVEDDGAQVVFLEEFKNKDGEPMGVIIQKRDGGFLYTTTDIACAKYRYEQLGADRVLYFIDSRQHQHLMQAWTIVRKAGYVPESVSLEHHAFGMMLGKDGRPFKTRAGGTVRLADLLDEAEVRAAQLIESKNPELAEDEKKAIANTVAMAAVKYADLSKHRTTDYVFDWDNMLAFEGNTAPYMQYAYTRVASVFAKAGVSMDELQGDIKITDEKEKALIAKLLQFEEAVQSVAREGQPHIMCSYLFELAGQFSSFYEACPILVAEDEAVKQSRLKLAALTAKTIKQGLSLLGIDTLERM
- a CDS encoding HIT family protein; the encoded protein is MSFELHPQLAKDTTLIGHFPLCVALLHKDNAVPWVILVPKRANLKELHHLPMQEQQQFLLESQAVSQALEATFRPDKLNLGALGNMVPQLHIHHIARFQTDVAWPGPIWGNTQGEFRNEAEQAEMLERIRNVLSLSSLFQKG
- a CDS encoding VOC family protein; translated protein: MNRLLEEKRLTPVQMLEDLDGFMQKIESLADLLQLDLSLAQADHLALRINQAHLAKAAHLAWSDYGETISEAMINGRPIIVIAFKQPLHARGWKIECLELPYPAPGKTYHSESWEHVEFVVPSHAQSAEAYLEDLQHTYPAFGAQFAKLEERGVKTKLSSPKGEGERLNNPTVAFKYQGVCIKLHPHSLKRIVESEQNAH